In Citrus sinensis cultivar Valencia sweet orange chromosome 4, DVS_A1.0, whole genome shotgun sequence, one DNA window encodes the following:
- the LOC102613391 gene encoding protein POOR HOMOLOGOUS SYNAPSIS 1 isoform X1 → MAGTLALTIRNEQPHPVTATATRDQWHQIHYSRYFAFPNPSLSSTYPSLVPLQIRRKRGTWISTSSPDASLHIIYGSSTSDTILSVYFGEKILEEHCISRLQFSWPQVSCVSGYPARGCRTLFVSYLDSLGEIQKFALRFSTNYEAESFVNVLLATLKNKEEPEPLYNDFQSEISSRSEFMSSSILPSRACEEELGIMTSVDTYTPEMPPSLNYEVDQPSCNQETNVNHVYEGLYPTLPPSFTSLITNCCSGVKEAAAQPPVSDEADLKSLIVRYMEDSSFQDMMVKVEKVIDELGGDFSL, encoded by the exons atGGCGGGAACTCTAGCACTGACGATACGAAACGAGCAACCACACCCTGTGACCGCCACGGCCACCAGAGACCAGTGGCATCAGATCCACTACTCTCGTTACTTCGCCTTCCCCAACCCCTCTCTATCATCCACGTATCCCTCACTCGTTCCTCTCCAAATCCGCCGGAAACGCGGCACCTGGATCTCCACTTCTTCTCCCGACGCTTCTCTCCACATCATCTACGGTAGCTCCACCTCGGACACTATCCTCTCCGTCTATTTCGGCGAGAAGATACTC GAAGAGCACTGCATTTCCAGGTTGCAATTCTCTTGGCCTCAGGTGTCATGCGTCTCTGGATATCCTGCCAGGGGTTGCAGAACTTTATTCGTCAGCTACCTAGATTCCTTAGGCGAG ATCCAGAAGTTTGCCTTGCGATTTTCAACGAATTATGAAGCAGAGTCATTTGTTAATGTTTTGCTG GCGacattgaagaacaaagaggAACCGGAACCTCTATACAATGATTTCCAATCTGAAATTTCATCTCGATCTGAATTCATGTCTTCTAGTATACTCCCTTCTAG AGCTTGTGAGGAGGAATTGGGTATCATGACTTCTGTTGACACTTACACTCCTGAAATGCCACCGAGCTTGAACTATGAAGTTGATCAACCCTCTTGCAACCAAGAAACCAATGTTAATCATGTCTATGAAGGCCTTTATCCAACCTTGCCTCCTAGCTTCACATCATTAATCACTAATTGCTGCTCCGGGGTCAAGGAAG CTGCAGCTCAACCACCCGTTTCTGACGAAGCTGATCTCAAATCTCTAATTGTG AGGTATATGGAAGATTCATCTTTCCAAG ATATGATGGTTAAGGTGGAGAAAGTTATCGATGAATTGGGAGGTGATTTCTCACTGTAA
- the LOC102613391 gene encoding protein POOR HOMOLOGOUS SYNAPSIS 1 isoform X2, producing MAGTLALTIRNEQPHPVTATATRDQWHQIHYSRYFAFPNPSLSSTYPSLVPLQIRRKRGTWISTSSPDASLHIIYGSSTSDTILSVYFGEKILIQKFALRFSTNYEAESFVNVLLATLKNKEEPEPLYNDFQSEISSRSEFMSSSILPSRACEEELGIMTSVDTYTPEMPPSLNYEVDQPSCNQETNVNHVYEGLYPTLPPSFTSLITNCCSGVKEAAAQPPVSDEADLKSLIVRYMEDSSFQDMMVKVEKVIDELGGDFSL from the exons atGGCGGGAACTCTAGCACTGACGATACGAAACGAGCAACCACACCCTGTGACCGCCACGGCCACCAGAGACCAGTGGCATCAGATCCACTACTCTCGTTACTTCGCCTTCCCCAACCCCTCTCTATCATCCACGTATCCCTCACTCGTTCCTCTCCAAATCCGCCGGAAACGCGGCACCTGGATCTCCACTTCTTCTCCCGACGCTTCTCTCCACATCATCTACGGTAGCTCCACCTCGGACACTATCCTCTCCGTCTATTTCGGCGAGAAGATACTC ATCCAGAAGTTTGCCTTGCGATTTTCAACGAATTATGAAGCAGAGTCATTTGTTAATGTTTTGCTG GCGacattgaagaacaaagaggAACCGGAACCTCTATACAATGATTTCCAATCTGAAATTTCATCTCGATCTGAATTCATGTCTTCTAGTATACTCCCTTCTAG AGCTTGTGAGGAGGAATTGGGTATCATGACTTCTGTTGACACTTACACTCCTGAAATGCCACCGAGCTTGAACTATGAAGTTGATCAACCCTCTTGCAACCAAGAAACCAATGTTAATCATGTCTATGAAGGCCTTTATCCAACCTTGCCTCCTAGCTTCACATCATTAATCACTAATTGCTGCTCCGGGGTCAAGGAAG CTGCAGCTCAACCACCCGTTTCTGACGAAGCTGATCTCAAATCTCTAATTGTG AGGTATATGGAAGATTCATCTTTCCAAG ATATGATGGTTAAGGTGGAGAAAGTTATCGATGAATTGGGAGGTGATTTCTCACTGTAA